The genome window CCGGCGGCGGCGTGGTGCCACCGGTCCGGCGGGAGAGGAGCTTCTGGAGGAAAGGACTCAGGGACACCGGCGACGACGGCGGACGCGCGGCGCGGATGCGCTCCACGGCGTCGCGGTCCAGCTTCGAAACCAGTTGCACGCCACCCTCGCCGCCACCCACCAGCAGGTACTCGTCCGCGGCCTTCAGGACGAAGAGCGTGCGCCGTTGATCCAACGGGATGCGCTCCATCACCGACACCACCGACGCCTTGCCCACGGGCACGCCCTGCAGGCCCATCAGCCGGCGCAGGCCCACGTTGAGCGTGAGGTAGATGGCCGCGAGCACCGCGCCCAGCAGCGCCACCGTGCGCACCACCACCCAGCCCAGGCTCTCCTGCGCTTCTCCGCCTTCGGCCTCGGAGACGCCCAGCTCGCGGTCCAATTCGTCCGCGTGGCGCTTCGCGCGGGCCGCGCTGTCGCCCGAGGCAGCCGGGGCCTCCACTGGGGCCTGAGCTGGAGCCTGTACGGCGGCCGCGTCCTTCGCGGGCGCCAGAGCGGCGGGGGCCTGGGGGGCCGGTGCCGCCACGGAGGCGTCAGGCGTGGAGACCGCGGGCGCCTGCGCCAGGACGGCGGGCGACGCGAAGAGCAGCGCGGCGCCGAGCAACAGGCGCGAGGAAGAGAGACCGAGGACCGCCATGGATGGGCGCGAGCCTAGTGCACCCGAGTCAGGACCGCCACGGGCCCGGGCACGACCACGCCCCCCTGCCCGCCTGCCTTGTGACGCATGGGCGCAAACGCTTCAGCTCAGGTGGATGATGCGCACCCCGAGCTGGCCCTCCAGCTCCACGAGCTCGCCCCGGGCCACCACCTTGCCGTTCACCGACAGGTCCACGGGCTCACCCGCCCCACGGCGCAGGTCGATGACCTGGCCTGTGCGCAGGCCCACCACCTGTTCGGCCGTGATGGGCACGCGCGCCAGCTCCACCGCCACCTGCAGGGGCAGGTCGCTGAGCAGATCGCTTCCGTCCTTGTCGTCCAATGCCGCCCCTTCGAGTTCCGGAGGAACGCCCAGCTCCGGGTTGGTGAAGTCCTCGTTGTCTTCCGACCCGCCCCCGGACTCCCCACCCTGCGGGTTGCCCGGCTCCCCGGGGATGATGTCCGTGATGCGCGCCCGGTAGCGGCCGTGCTCCACGGACACGTCCGCCAGGAAGTGGCCGGTGCGCCCCAGGCCCAGCCGCAGCTGCGCCGTGCCGGGCTCGCCCCGGTCCGGCCGCGCCGACAGCATGTCCAGGAGCAGCACGTCCTTGACGCGCAGGGACGCCAGGTCCTGGGCGGACAGCTCCGCCACGCCAATCTCCGCGCGCAGCCAGTCGCGCAGCGCGGACAGGCGCCGGCCGTTCGCCTTCATGTCCTGACGGCGGTGGTCGCGCCGCTGGGCGCTCTCCACCGCGGGTTCCGCCGCTTCCAGCACCGCCGACGGCACCACCAGCCGCACGATGCCGCGGTGCGAGCCCAGCACCGCGTTCAGGTGCACCGCCAGCATCGGGCCGTCCTCGCCCAGGCGGGCGGAGACTTCATCCACGCCGCGCGCCACGCCGTCCAGCCGGGGCCGGGGAACGCCCGGCTGCAGCCCGGGCACCAGCTCCTTCAGGGCCTCCAGGACGACGTAGCCCATCACGCCCTCCTCGATGTCCGTCAGGGGGCGCAGGCCCACCGTCTCACCGGCGCCGCCCAAGAGCAGGTCCACCGCCGAGTGCGCCAGCGACAGCTCGATTTCGAGGATGACCCGGCCCTTGAGCGCGCCGGGGGCCAGCACCGCCAGGAAGGACGGGTCCCCCAGGAAGCGGCGCAGCTCCGTCATGGGGCGCGCCTGGGCGGACTCCACCGACAGGCGCACGTCCACGTCGAAGAGGGCCTTGAGGCGCGCGCAGACCGTCTCCAGCGTGCCCGCGTTGGGCGTCAGCCAACGCATCCGCTCCGCCAGCTGGCCCTGCGTGCGCGACACCTTCTCCAGGTTCGTGAACGCGAACTTCCGCCACGGTGACACCGGGGCCGGCGCGGGGGCCGGGGCTTGCGCGGACTTCGGGGGCGGGGGTCCCAGCTTCCGGGTGTCGACCAACATGGTGCGCTCAAAGACTCCGGGCTCGTCGTCCGGCTCCAGGCTCATGTCTTCGCCTCGAACCTCAGATTTTCAAGCGCCAGCCCCCGGCCACCCAGGGCGCTGCGCAGGCCGTCGCTCTGCTCTTCCAGCATCTTCAAGGTGTCGCGGTCGTTGCCGCTGAAGACGGCGGAAATCTTTCCGTTCTTCGCGCTGACCTTGATGGACAGGCCGTTGAGCACGTCACCGCGCAGGTCGATCTGGAACTCCGCGTTGCCCGCGGCGTTGGTGCCCACGCGCACGCGCTCGACGATCTTCTGGGCGATCTCGTTCGCCATGGCGCGCAGCCGCTCGGAGCCCGCGGTGTCCTTGGGCTTGGCCACCGGCACCGGCGCCATCAGCGCGGGGTTGAAGCGGAAGCCCGCGCCGGCCATCTGCGCGCCCTTGTCGTCCTTCTCCTTGCTGCCCCCGCCGCCCGCGCCCTTACCACCGCCGGCGTTGACGTCGATCTTCAGCTCGCCCTTCTCCTGGCTCAGCCGGCCGGCCTGACCTTCGGCCTTGTTCATGTCGCCTTCGCGGACGTCCGTGGAGCGCTTCTCCTCCACGACCTCCGACTTGCGGGCCTCGCCGCCCTTGGACAGGCCCTGCGACTCGCTGTTGCGCTGGGACTGCTGGGCGCCCTGGGTGGACTCCCCGGGCCTGGCGAAGGCGGTCTCCTTCTGGGCCAGCTTCTCGTCGAAGGTCTTGCCCTGTCCCTGCGCCAGGCGCGCCAGCACCTGCTTGCCCAGGGGCTGCTTCAGCTCCTGCGCCTGCTTGGGCTGGGCCTGTTCGGCCTGTCCCTGCTGGACCAGCTTGGAGAAGACGGACTCGCCCTGCACGCGCTTCTGGGTCTTCGCCTCCGCGAGCTTGCGCTCCTGGATCATCCGCTCCGCCAAGCGCGCGGCATCACGATCGTCATCAACTCGGCTCATGGCGTTTCTCCAGATACAGCGGAAGGCGGCGGGAGGTTACTTGCGCTGGCGGGCCAGGAACAAGGCGCTGCCGATCTCCTCCTGGCCCAACTCCTCCCGATCCTCGCGTTCCTTCTTCACCTGCTTGACGAACTTCTCCTTGTTCTTCTCGATGGCCTTGAGCTCCTTGGCGGCCTCGGCCATCAGCATGCGGCGCTGCTCCACCAGGCGGCCCGCCGTCCGGACGACCTCCTTCTGGTGCTCGATCTGGAGGGCGACCTGGGCTTCGTCGTCCTTCAGACGCTGCTCGAAGCGGCCCATCATGTTCATGCCGTTGATGCCGGCGCCCTTGGCCATGATCTGCTGGAAGTACTCCTGGACCTTGGCCTTGCGCTCCTTGCGGCGGCGCTCCAGCTCCGCCTCCAGGCGCTTCTGTTCCTGCTCTTCCTTCGCCAGCGCCTTGACGGCGTCCGAGAAGGCCTGTTCGGCCTCCTCCTTCGCCTTCTCACGCATGTCCAGCAACACCTGCAACCGGTACGGGGGCATGGTCGGGCCATCCTACCCGGAAACGGCCCGTCCACGCGCCTCCCCCGGAGGCATCAGTCCTCGAAGAGGGCGATGAGCTGCTCCACGGTCTCCTCGTACGGGGAGTTGGAGTGGGTGTCCTGCTTGAGGAAGTCGATGATGGCGTCGTACTTCTCGATGGCGTAGTCCGTCCTGGGGTCCGCGCCGGCCTGGTAGGCACCCAGCAGGATGAGGTCGCGCTGCTTCTCGTAGGTGGAGAGCGTCTCGCGCAGCTTGCCGGCGGCCTTCTTGTGTTCCTTGCTGACGATGCCGCTCATCACACGGCTGAGGCTCTGGAGCACGTCCATGGCCGGCCACTGGTTTCGCGCGCCCAGTTCACGGTTGAGGATGAAGTGGCCGTCGAGAATACCGCGGACCTCGTCGGCGATCGGATCTTCCATGTCACCGCCGGCCACGAGGCAGGTGTAGATGGCGGTACACTTGCCCTTCGCCGAGTTGCCCGTGCGCTCGAGGATGCGCGGCAGCATGGAGAAGACGCTGGGTGGGTAGCCCTGACGCGCCGGGGGCTCGCCGATGGCGAGGCCGATGTCGCGCTGGGAGCGCGCCAGACGCGTCACCGTGTCGAGCATGAACAGCACATTGCCGCCGCGCTCACGGAAGTACTCCGCGATGGCCGTGGCGACGTAGGCGGCGCGCAGACGCACGAGGGCGGGCTGGTCGGACGTGGCGCACACCAGCACGGCGCGCTTCATGCCCTCCTCGCCCATGGCGTCCTCGATGAACTCGCGAACCTCGCGACCACGCTCGCCGATGAGCGCCACGACGCTGAGGTCTGCTTGCGTGTTG of Corallococcus exiguus contains these proteins:
- a CDS encoding flagellar biosynthetic protein FliO encodes the protein MAVLGLSSSRLLLGAALLFASPAVLAQAPAVSTPDASVAAPAPQAPAALAPAKDAAAVQAPAQAPVEAPAASGDSAARAKRHADELDRELGVSEAEGGEAQESLGWVVVRTVALLGAVLAAIYLTLNVGLRRLMGLQGVPVGKASVVSVMERIPLDQRRTLFVLKAADEYLLVGGGEGGVQLVSKLDRDAVERIRAARPPSSPVSLSPFLQKLLSRRTGGTTPPPGV
- the sctQ gene encoding type III secretion system cytoplasmic ring protein SctQ, whose product is MSLEPDDEPGVFERTMLVDTRKLGPPPPKSAQAPAPAPAPVSPWRKFAFTNLEKVSRTQGQLAERMRWLTPNAGTLETVCARLKALFDVDVRLSVESAQARPMTELRRFLGDPSFLAVLAPGALKGRVILEIELSLAHSAVDLLLGGAGETVGLRPLTDIEEGVMGYVVLEALKELVPGLQPGVPRPRLDGVARGVDEVSARLGEDGPMLAVHLNAVLGSHRGIVRLVVPSAVLEAAEPAVESAQRRDHRRQDMKANGRRLSALRDWLRAEIGVAELSAQDLASLRVKDVLLLDMLSARPDRGEPGTAQLRLGLGRTGHFLADVSVEHGRYRARITDIIPGEPGNPQGGESGGGSEDNEDFTNPELGVPPELEGAALDDKDGSDLLSDLPLQVAVELARVPITAEQVVGLRTGQVIDLRRGAGEPVDLSVNGKVVARGELVELEGQLGVRIIHLS
- a CDS encoding flagellar hook-length control protein FliK, producing the protein MSRVDDDRDAARLAERMIQERKLAEAKTQKRVQGESVFSKLVQQGQAEQAQPKQAQELKQPLGKQVLARLAQGQGKTFDEKLAQKETAFARPGESTQGAQQSQRNSESQGLSKGGEARKSEVVEEKRSTDVREGDMNKAEGQAGRLSQEKGELKIDVNAGGGKGAGGGGSKEKDDKGAQMAGAGFRFNPALMAPVPVAKPKDTAGSERLRAMANEIAQKIVERVRVGTNAAGNAEFQIDLRGDVLNGLSIKVSAKNGKISAVFSGNDRDTLKMLEEQSDGLRSALGGRGLALENLRFEAKT
- a CDS encoding flagellar assembly protein FliH, with the protein product MPPYRLQVLLDMREKAKEEAEQAFSDAVKALAKEEQEQKRLEAELERRRKERKAKVQEYFQQIMAKGAGINGMNMMGRFEQRLKDDEAQVALQIEHQKEVVRTAGRLVEQRRMLMAEAAKELKAIEKNKEKFVKQVKKEREDREELGQEEIGSALFLARQRK
- the sctN gene encoding type III secretion system ATPase SctN, producing the protein MAIDLSRYYDLIKEASLVRVRGRVTELTGLVIKASVPNVRIGELVLVKNRQRGLMKSEVVGFVGDEVMLMPLGELYGIGPDSECIPTGRPLTIKCGDGLLGRVLNGIGEPMDGMPLEGENLIDWPVDRDCPDPFTRQRIERPLPLGVRCIDGLLTVGEGQRVGLFAGSGVGKSTLMGQIARNTQADLSVVALIGERGREVREFIEDAMGEEGMKRAVLVCATSDQPALVRLRAAYVATAIAEYFRERGGNVLFMLDTVTRLARSQRDIGLAIGEPPARQGYPPSVFSMLPRILERTGNSAKGKCTAIYTCLVAGGDMEDPIADEVRGILDGHFILNRELGARNQWPAMDVLQSLSRVMSGIVSKEHKKAAGKLRETLSTYEKQRDLILLGAYQAGADPRTDYAIEKYDAIIDFLKQDTHSNSPYEETVEQLIALFED